One stretch of Flavobacteriales bacterium DNA includes these proteins:
- a CDS encoding transcriptional regulator — protein MANGELRILKTEADYNAAVARLDELVHQTETDGTGTEEMEVLGLLIESYEAERFPLSEPHPIDAIRFMMEQRGMTDADLGNVIGSRSRASEILNLKRGLSIDMIRAIHQQMHIPAEVLIQDYQLARA, from the coding sequence ATGGCAAACGGTGAATTGAGAATATTAAAAACAGAAGCCGACTATAACGCAGCAGTTGCCCGGTTGGATGAACTTGTCCACCAGACAGAAACAGACGGAACGGGAACGGAAGAAATGGAAGTGCTTGGACTTCTAATAGAATCTTACGAAGCTGAACGTTTTCCGTTGTCAGAGCCACATCCGATAGATGCCATCCGATTTATGATGGAGCAACGCGGCATGACCGATGCCGACCTTGGCAACGTGATAGGAAGCCGCAGCCGTGCAAGCGAGATCCTGAATCTGAAACGCGGCCTAAGCATTGACATGATACGCGCCATTCACCAGCAGATGCACATTCCAGCCGAGGTACTGATACAGGATTACCAGTTGGCGAGAGCTTGA
- a CDS encoding ABC transporter ATPase produces MKTTLETFEGFAPNSRAWVYQASRNLTDAEAAEVKQLASTFAADWKSHGAPLKAAADVLYNRFLVMMVDEDAGSASGCSIDSSVAQIRSIERKLNIDLFDRMSLAYLDSDGQLQTVHANKVSEAFEHGALNEQTTVFNNMVTSYSELQTNWRIPLVKSWAGSRIKVA; encoded by the coding sequence ATGAAAACAACACTCGAAACATTCGAAGGATTCGCACCCAACTCAAGAGCTTGGGTGTATCAAGCATCTCGAAATTTGACTGATGCCGAAGCTGCCGAAGTGAAGCAACTTGCCAGCACATTTGCAGCTGATTGGAAAAGCCATGGCGCGCCTCTGAAAGCCGCTGCCGATGTGCTTTACAATCGTTTTCTGGTAATGATGGTGGATGAAGATGCTGGTTCAGCCAGCGGTTGCAGCATTGATAGTTCTGTAGCTCAGATACGCTCCATTGAGCGGAAACTGAACATCGACCTTTTCGATCGAATGAGCTTGGCATATCTCGATTCGGATGGTCAACTCCAAACCGTTCATGCCAATAAAGTTTCAGAAGCATTTGAACACGGAGCTTTGAACGAGCAGACCACGGTTTTCAATAACATGGTCACTTCCTATTCAGAACTTCAGACCAATTGGCGAATTCCGTTGGTGAAGAGTTGGGCTGGTTCGCGTATCAAGGTGGCTTAA
- a CDS encoding (Fe-S)-binding protein — translation MSEALKVPTMAEMMAAGETPDILFWVGCSGSFDDRAKKITKAIVKILNKVDMKFAVLGTEESCTGDPAKRAGNEFTFMMQAMSNIQVLNAYEVKKIVTGCPHCFNTLKNEYPELGGKYEVIHHTQLVQQLINEGKLKVEGGEFKGKKITFHDPCYLGRANGEYEAPRSVIEKLDVELAEMKRSRANGLCCGAGGAQMFKEAEPGNKEVNMERAEEALALKPDVIATGCPFCNTMMTDGVKYNDKQDETQVLDVAELIAQANDL, via the coding sequence ATGAGTGAAGCATTGAAAGTACCAACGATGGCCGAAATGATGGCCGCTGGCGAAACGCCTGATATCCTGTTTTGGGTTGGATGTTCGGGTAGTTTTGACGACCGCGCCAAGAAGATAACCAAGGCGATCGTCAAGATTCTGAACAAGGTGGATATGAAGTTTGCCGTGCTCGGAACAGAAGAAAGCTGCACTGGCGATCCCGCCAAACGTGCTGGTAACGAGTTCACCTTCATGATGCAGGCCATGAGCAACATTCAGGTGCTGAACGCCTATGAAGTGAAGAAGATCGTGACCGGTTGTCCGCATTGCTTCAACACATTGAAAAATGAGTACCCTGAATTGGGCGGTAAGTACGAAGTGATCCATCACACGCAACTGGTTCAACAACTCATCAACGAAGGAAAGTTGAAGGTTGAAGGTGGTGAGTTCAAAGGCAAAAAGATCACGTTCCATGATCCATGTTATTTGGGTCGCGCTAATGGCGAATATGAAGCGCCACGCAGCGTGATTGAGAAGTTGGATGTTGAATTGGCCGAGATGAAGCGTTCGCGTGCCAACGGACTGTGCTGTGGTGCAGGTGGTGCACAGATGTTCAAGGAAGCTGAGCCGGGCAACAAGGAAGTCAACATGGAAAGGGCAGAGGAGGCTTTGGCTCTGAAACCAGATGTGATCGCCACGGGATGTCCGTTTTGCAATACCATGATGACCGATGGTGTGAAGTACAACGACAAACAGGACGAAACGCAAGTGCTTGACGTGGCCGAACTCATCGCTCAGGCGAATGATCTATAA
- a CDS encoding 4Fe-4S dicluster domain-containing protein, whose translation MEYIPQILFLIMLAVGFGLFAKSAMRIRRNVLLGRDIDRKDRASDRMNLMLRVALGQSKMVVRPIAGTLHIIVYAGFLLINIEVAEIIIDGLFGTHRIFAPVLGGLYTAAINFFEILGVLVIVACAIFLWRRNVMKIGRFHSTEMKGWPFKDANYILIIEIVLMCALLIMNAAEANFPDEHRAAGPFLISGLIAPVFSGMSYETLHLIERVCWWAHIAGILFFLNYLPYSKHFHIILAFPNVYFSKLTPKGQFTNLESVKKEVELMLDPNADPFAAPAEPAGEAEHQRFGAKDVQDLSWVQLMNAYSCTECGRCTSNCPANITGKKLSPRKIMMDTRDRLEEVGAIIDVNKGTFVDDGKSLLHDYITPEELWACTSCNACTEACPVNIDPLSIIIDLRRYLVMEESSMPAELAPVMSNLENNGAPWQFSPADRFNWAQEG comes from the coding sequence ATGGAGTACATCCCACAGATTCTGTTTCTCATCATGTTGGCGGTAGGTTTCGGCCTGTTTGCCAAAAGCGCGATGCGCATTCGTAGAAACGTCCTTCTCGGAAGAGACATCGACAGAAAAGACCGCGCCAGCGATCGAATGAACCTGATGCTCCGCGTGGCATTGGGGCAGTCCAAAATGGTGGTTCGGCCCATTGCAGGAACGCTTCACATCATTGTCTATGCAGGTTTCCTGCTGATCAATATTGAGGTGGCAGAGATCATCATCGATGGTCTTTTTGGAACGCACCGCATTTTCGCACCAGTTCTTGGAGGACTTTACACCGCTGCCATCAACTTCTTCGAGATTCTGGGTGTGTTGGTGATTGTTGCCTGTGCCATTTTCCTTTGGAGAAGGAACGTGATGAAGATCGGTCGTTTCCACAGCACCGAAATGAAAGGATGGCCGTTCAAGGATGCGAATTACATCCTGATCATTGAGATCGTGTTGATGTGTGCACTTCTGATCATGAATGCGGCCGAAGCCAACTTTCCAGACGAACATCGAGCTGCAGGACCATTCCTAATTAGTGGCTTGATTGCCCCAGTTTTCTCTGGAATGAGTTATGAAACGCTTCACCTGATTGAGCGCGTTTGCTGGTGGGCGCACATCGCGGGAATCTTGTTCTTCCTGAATTACCTTCCTTACTCCAAGCATTTTCACATCATTCTTGCATTCCCTAACGTGTACTTCTCCAAGCTCACACCCAAAGGTCAGTTCACAAACTTGGAGTCGGTAAAGAAGGAAGTGGAGTTGATGCTCGATCCGAATGCCGATCCATTTGCAGCACCTGCAGAGCCTGCTGGCGAAGCTGAGCATCAGCGTTTCGGGGCGAAAGACGTTCAGGACCTCAGTTGGGTTCAGTTGATGAACGCTTACAGTTGTACGGAATGTGGCCGCTGTACCTCAAATTGTCCAGCAAATATTACTGGCAAGAAGCTTTCTCCGCGCAAGATCATGATGGACACACGTGATCGTTTGGAGGAGGTTGGTGCCATTATCGATGTGAACAAAGGCACCTTTGTGGATGACGGAAAATCGCTTTTGCACGATTACATCACGCCAGAAGAATTGTGGGCATGTACTTCGTGCAACGCATGTACGGAGGCCTGTCCTGTCAATATCGATCCGTTGAGCATCATTATCGATCTTAGAAGATACTTGGTGATGGAAGAGTCGAGTATGCCAGCGGAATTGGCACCTGTAATGAGCAATTTGGAGAACAACGGTGCGCCATGGCAGTTCTCACCAGCAGACAGATTTAACTGGGCACAGGAAGGATAG
- a CDS encoding MCE family protein has translation MKYSKEIRTGFIAIATIVAFVWGYNFLKGNDIFSKQRIFYTTYENVGGLTQSNAVTVNGYKVGLVKDVYFEPVLQKHLIVEFMLTADNYEIPRGTKAVLVSDLLGTTSINLITGSEEGFYQEGDTLVSEIEEDMLTGLNNLSSSLATTKVKADKLFDSLDSLVNDFHYVFAPRNNSSSLKRAMMDLEATMGNLKEASLRIDGILAEDGKLGQILADVEGFTSTLNENKDEIDNLLNNLSSFSDTLAAAELASTINNANKTFAELADAMEKINKGEGTIGKLFANDSIYNNLEAATRDLDSLFVDIKANPNRYVHVSVFGRKEKKKK, from the coding sequence ATGAAGTATTCGAAAGAGATACGTACTGGATTTATTGCTATTGCAACCATTGTAGCGTTCGTTTGGGGCTACAATTTCCTGAAGGGAAATGACATTTTCAGCAAGCAGCGTATTTTCTATACAACCTATGAGAATGTGGGCGGGCTCACACAATCCAACGCTGTTACCGTTAACGGTTACAAAGTAGGGCTGGTAAAGGACGTGTATTTTGAGCCTGTCCTTCAGAAACATCTCATTGTAGAGTTCATGCTAACGGCAGATAATTACGAAATACCAAGAGGAACCAAGGCCGTGCTTGTTTCCGACCTCCTCGGTACAACCAGCATCAATCTGATAACAGGAAGCGAAGAAGGATTTTATCAGGAAGGCGATACGCTGGTGTCGGAGATAGAGGAGGATATGCTTACTGGACTGAACAACCTTTCTTCCAGCCTTGCCACCACAAAGGTGAAAGCAGACAAGCTGTTCGATTCGCTGGATTCGTTGGTCAATGATTTTCACTACGTATTTGCCCCGAGGAATAATTCGTCCTCGCTTAAAAGGGCCATGATGGATCTGGAGGCGACCATGGGTAACCTGAAGGAGGCATCGCTGAGGATCGATGGTATTCTGGCTGAGGATGGAAAGCTCGGTCAGATATTGGCCGATGTGGAAGGATTCACATCTACATTGAACGAGAACAAGGACGAGATCGATAACCTGTTGAACAATCTTTCCAGTTTTTCCGATACGTTAGCGGCCGCAGAACTGGCCTCAACCATCAATAATGCGAACAAGACATTTGCGGAGTTGGCCGATGCCATGGAGAAGATCAACAAGGGAGAAGGAACCATCGGAAAGCTCTTCGCCAACGATTCCATTTACAATAACCTCGAAGCTGCCACCCGCGACCTCGATAGCCTGTTTGTTGACATAAAAGCGAACCCGAACCGCTATGTGCATGTTTCGGTTTTCGGTAGAAAGGAAAAGAAGAAAAAGTAG
- the miaA gene encoding tRNA (adenosine(37)-N6)-dimethylallyltransferase MiaA, producing MVNRQSPILYVICGPTAVGKTDVAIELAEKLQTEIISADSRQLYREIPIGTAQPTAEQLNRVKHHFIAERSLEEDYNAGMFERDALELLDRLFEQHDAVVCCGGTGLYIKALCDGLDNLPEADEELRQQLTERLETEGLASLQQQLQQLDPVHYAKMDVQNPQRVVRALEVCLSMGKPFSSFHSGEKVQRPFKVIKIGLELPREELYDSINKRVEVMLASGWLDEAKAVFEKRHLNALNTVGYKELFAHLEGKMTLQEAIEKIKTNTRRFAKRQMTWFKKDEDIQWMQRPSVSELINLS from the coding sequence ATCGTCAATCGTCAATCGCCAATCCTTTACGTCATTTGCGGCCCCACGGCCGTTGGCAAGACCGATGTGGCCATTGAACTGGCCGAGAAGCTCCAGACCGAGATCATATCGGCCGATAGCCGACAACTTTACCGAGAGATTCCTATTGGAACAGCTCAGCCTACGGCCGAACAGCTAAACCGCGTCAAACATCACTTTATTGCCGAACGCTCTTTGGAGGAAGACTACAACGCGGGCATGTTTGAGCGGGATGCGTTGGAGCTTCTCGACCGACTTTTTGAGCAACACGATGCCGTGGTTTGCTGTGGCGGAACAGGGCTTTACATCAAGGCGCTGTGCGATGGGTTGGACAACCTGCCCGAGGCCGATGAAGAACTTCGCCAGCAACTGACCGAACGGCTGGAAACCGAGGGGCTTGCTTCCCTCCAACAGCAACTGCAGCAGCTCGATCCTGTGCATTACGCCAAGATGGATGTCCAGAATCCGCAGCGTGTTGTGCGTGCGTTGGAGGTGTGCCTTTCCATGGGAAAGCCGTTCTCATCCTTTCATAGTGGTGAGAAAGTGCAGCGACCTTTCAAGGTTATCAAGATCGGGTTGGAGTTGCCGCGCGAAGAGCTTTATGATAGCATCAACAAGCGTGTTGAGGTGATGCTGGCCAGCGGTTGGCTCGATGAGGCCAAGGCCGTGTTCGAAAAACGCCACCTCAACGCCCTCAACACGGTCGGTTATAAGGAACTGTTCGCCCACCTCGAAGGAAAAATGACCTTGCAAGAGGCCATCGAAAAAATAAAGACCAACACCAGGCGCTTCGCCAAACGGCAGATGACCTGGTTCAAGAAGGATGAAGACATTCAGTGGATGCAGCGTCCATCGGTCAGCGAGCTCATCAACTTATCGTAA